A region of Liolophura sinensis isolate JHLJ2023 chromosome 8, CUHK_Ljap_v2, whole genome shotgun sequence DNA encodes the following proteins:
- the LOC135472400 gene encoding uncharacterized protein LOC135472400 produces MYPHQMRGSQGSRAILPQTRPWNPLNERTPTGSNPTIGTNTAMAYNPKAYPPGYPCSMYPSSNIPQKNPCSAPISNCAVMPSGPNSHDIASPMYPYSSNSMSQLDIPCPPNRTCPPNSSFPLNSQYPVSSQSLLTSQHTQGLTYTNAQCAAGTACSVPAYSRGSQCFQSKPSCMKMPRVSSTMPVTGWDPYQQKGTCSPSYQMPKRSAQDTPGLEIPPAKKVCHDKNGQPYSVQLNGIQEGMRIQGQCYLTVTSTPESQCDMSARNQLSSAQKYNTANKLVPPQFVQGHLAMSVTPVLLSPQREAGIQEWPKGSDEKTYHRLVFSAVSLALKYLPKLIPAIRNLRLKHNVVCLSPPVIKHLLSIVKPVEEIKLLKVYFQNKLALCRIVNGGKDCPICQRYTRSDQYLRIRNKSESPTNMSSKPVFPVPSESPSVHRVTSGRSHLSALETTVSTVGKPDHVTGYKPNMPCSTYAAPPQASADTNAIAYAKSEDRGHSDSPDISSTFLSESEFRDQPFDSSKKVTVDPCRDDSQNSEWGYPQKCSQNLPIANLNSFESSVAGTQSFVPPVNDSQSSLVTSVNPLQNSVLSTPNFISPMNHFQRSPATNLSLPQNSVPSTQRFIPPVNRLQPSPAIDLSPPHNSVPSTQRFIPPVNRLQPSPAIDLSPPHNSVPCTQRFIPPKNHLQHSSATDLSPPHNSVPSTQRFILPKNHLQHSPATDLSPAHNSVPSIQRFIPPKNHLQHSPATDLSPPQNSVPNTQRFIPPKNHLQHSPATDLSPPQNSVPNTQRFIPPMNHLQHSPATDLSLPQNSVPCMQSIRSAVNHVQRPPVSNVIPQDSFAPNTERFLSPQSQFPSLRCALNCSAPSVPSTRPAPRMSSVTNVTTKKGISSAAKPMRHSGEAINPEQEIKYSQANVGTAFRKTSDKAFRQQAASLMKLPETIGDQKPVLHESGTFSCFALKPSDRNKTPPREQVSEPLPKELSPGMLLPHRIQAECIVIDESDDDEPVGAVENLGVKENPTLPRTRTITVDNSEAGKDDSSRQAETGSDACTDNTSGQPVSAGSQTCTGKTSGKVLSTDTQPCADNTAGQVVSQDSSQRMSAFSGESADNTSGEVVTRSSKASTENAASGEKDLAAQFCQNSCLSPVNQDSAIANSENTADNSDNCLQTVEGSGTVPLSEALKQLDNTSIDSLLAEGEAAFATFVFNEGTGDLEITTAEFGDVEWKELMRG; encoded by the coding sequence ATGTACCCACATCAGATGAGGGGCTCCCAGGGAAGCCGGGCTATCTTGCCACAAACCAGGCCTTGGAATCCTTTGAATGAACGGACACCTACTGGCAGCAATCCAACCATCGGTACAAACACTGCGATGGCTTATAACCCTAAGGCGTACCCACCCGGCTACCCATGCAGTATGTACCCATCCAGCAACATACCACAGAAGAATCCTTGTTCTGCACCTATTTCAAACTGTGCTGTTATGCCTTCGGGCCCAAATTCTCATGATATAGCATCACCAATGTATCCTTACTCATCCAACAGTATGAGCCAACTTGATATCCCGTGTCCACCGAACCGCACGTGCCCACCAAACAGTTCATTCCCACTCAACAGCCAGTACCCAGTCAGTTCTCAGAGTTTATTAACTAGCCAGCACACTCAGGGGCTAACATACACCAATGCACAGTGTGCTGCTGGCACAGCATGCTCAGTGCCAGCATATTCAAGGGGAAGTCAGTGTTTTCAAAGCAAGCCTTCCTGCATGAAAATGCCACGAGTATCAAGTACCATGCCTGTAACTGGCTGGGATCCTTATCAACAAAAGGGCACATGTTCACCCTCCTATCAAATGCCAAAACGATCTGCCCAGGATACTCCTGGACTAGAAATCCCGCCTGCTAAAAAAGTCTGCCATGACAAAAATGGTCAGCCTTATTCTGTTCAGTTGAATGGCATCCAGGAAGGTATGCGTATACAGGGTCAGTGTTACCTGACTGTCACCAGTACGCCAGAATCCCAGTGTGACATGTCAGCGAGAAATCAACTGTCGTCAGCTCAAAAGTACAATACTGCGAACAAGCTCGTGCCACCACAGTTTGTCCAAGGTCACCTGGCAATGTCTGTAACACCAGTGCTGCTTAGTCCTCAGCGAGAAGCTGGCATTCAAGAATGGCCCAAAGGCAGTGATGAAAAGACGTATCACCGATTGGTGTTCTCGGCAGTAAGTTTGGCATTGAAGTATCTGCCGAAATTAATACCAGCAATAAGGAACTTGCGCTTGAAACACAATGTGGTATGCCTTTCTCCACCTGTAATCAAGCATTTGTTGTCCATAGTCAAACCTGTAGAGGAGATTAAACTCTTAAAGgtatatttccaaaacaaactgGCATTGTGCAGGATTGTTAATGGTGGGAAAGATTGCCCGATCTGCCAACGTTATACAAGGTCTGACCAATATCTACGCATACGTAACAAGAGTGAGAGCCCAACAAATATGTCATCCAAACCTGTGTTCCCGGTACCATCAGAAAGTCCCAGTGTCCATCGAGTGACTTCAGGTAGGTCACATTTGTCAGCTCTAGAAACCACTGTGTCTACCGTTGGTAAACCTGATCATGTTACTGGCTACAAACCAAATATGCCGTGCAGCACGTATGCTGCACCTCCCCAAGCGAGTGCTGATACTAATGCCATAGCTTACGCAAAATCTGAAGACAGGGGACATTCAGATAGCCCAGATATCTCCAGTACTTTTCTGTCCGAGTCAGAATTTAGGGATCAACCATTTGATTCGTCGAAAAAAGTCACCGTTGATCCGTGCAGGGATGACAGTCAGAATTCTGAATGGGGATATCCACAGAAGTGCTCTCAGAACTTACCCATAGCAAATCTTAACTCCTTTGAGAGCTCTGTTGCAGGTACCCAAAGTTTCGTCCCCCCAGTGAATGATTCGCAGAGCTCACTAGTAACAAGTGTGAACCCACTGCAGAATTCCGTACTCAGTACCCCAAATTTCATTTCCCCTATGAATCATTTTCAGCGCTCACCAGCAACAAACCTGAGCCTACCTCAGAACTCAGTACCCAGTACCCAAAGATTCATTCCCCCAGTGAATCGTTTGCAGCCCTCACCAGCAATAGATTTGAGCCCACCACATAACTCGGTACCCAGTACCCAAAGATTCATTCCCCCAGTGAATCGTTTGCAGCCCTCACCAGCAATAGATTTGAGCCCACCACATAACTCGGTACCCTGTACCCAAAGGTTCATTCCCCCAAAGAATCATCTGCAGCACTCATCAGCAACAGATTTGAGCCCACCACATAACTCGGTACCCAGTACCCAAAGGTTCATTCTCCCAAAGAATCATCTGCAGCACTCACCAGCAACAGATTTGAGCCCAGCACATAACTCGGTACCCAGTATTCAAAGATTCATTCCCCCAAAGAATCATTTGCAGCACTCTCCAGCAACAGATTTGAGCCCACCACAGAACTCAGTACCCAATACCCAAAGATTCATTCCCCCAAAGAATCATTTGCAGCACTCTCCAGCAACAGATTTGAGCCCACCACAGAACTCAGTACCCAATACCCAAAGATTCATTCCCCCAATGAATCATTTGCAGCACTCGCCAGCAACAGATTTGAGCCTACCGCAGAACTCAGTGCCCTGTATGCAGAGTATCAGATCAGCTGTAAACCATGTACAGAGGCCACCAGTTTCAAATGTTATACCACAAGACAGCTTTGCACCAAATACCGAAAGGTTTCTGTCCCCTCAGAGCCAATTCCCGAGTCTTCGGTGTGCTTTAAACTGTAGTGCACCGAGTGTACCAAGCACTCGGCCAGCTCCAAGGATGTCTTCAGTTACTAATGTTACAACGAAGAAAGGTATATCCTCTGCGGCAAAACCTATGCGTCACTCTGGGGAAGCCATAAACCCTGAACAAGAGATAAAGTACTCTCAGGCAAACGTAGGAACTGCTTTTCGCAAGACGTCGGATAAGGCATTCAGACAACAGGCAGCTTCGTTAATGAAACTGCCGGAAACCATAGGTGACCAGAAGCCAGTGTTGCATGAATCAGGGACGTTTTCGTGCTTTGCGTTGAAACCGTCTGATCGAAACAAAACTCCTCCACGAGAACAGGTTTCTGAGCCTTTGCCCAAAGAGTTGTCGCCCGGAATGCTTCTCCCACACCGTATCCAAGCTGAGTGCATTGTCATAGATGAAAGCGATGACGATGAACCGGTTGGGGCAGTAGAAAATCTAGGAGTGAAGGAAAACCCCACACTTCCTAGAACTAGAACAATAACAGTCGACAATTCAGAAGCAGGAAAGGATGACTCTAGTCGTCAAGCGGAGACAGGTTCCGATGCTTGCACAGATAACACCAGTGGCCAGCCAGTATCAGCAGGTTCCCAAACTTGCACTGGTAAAACCTCTGGTAAAGTGTTGTCGACAGATACCCAGCCATGCGCGGATAACACTGCTGGTCAGGTGGTATCACAAGATTCTTCTCAGAGGATGTCAGCATTTTCCGGGGAAAGTGCAGATAACACATCTGGTGAAGTGGTAACAAGGAGTTCCAAGGCAAGTACAGAAAACGCTGCCTCTGGGGAGAAAGACTTGGCAGCTCAGTTTTGCCAAAATAGTTGTTTGTCCCCTGTTAATCAAGATAGTGCAATTGCGAACAGTGAAAATACGGCTGACAACAGTGATAACTGTCTGCAGACTGTGGAAGGAAGTGGCACTGTTCCACTTAGTGAAGCCCTGAAGCAGCTCGATAATACATCGATTGATTCACTGTTAGCTGAAGGTGAAGCCGCTTTTGCTACTTTTGTTTTCAACGAAGGTACTGGCGATTTAGAAATAACTACCGCCGAATTCGGCGATGTGGAATGGAAAGAGTTGATGCGAGGGTGA